In Pelodictyon luteolum DSM 273, the genomic stretch TCTGCAGCAAGCCTGTAGTCTTTCAGCTGCATGAGGGCGTTGCCGAGGTCGTAGTTGCGCAGCGAGTCCGATGGTGCGCGTTCCAGGTGCTTCCGGAACCAGTCGCGGGCTTCCGTGTAGCGTTCCTGATTGAAGCGGACCGCCCCGAGGGAGTGGTAGGCCGCGTCAAGCTCCGGATCGATTTTCAAGGCTCCGCTGTATGCCTCTGCCGCTTCGTCATAGCGCTTTGAGCGCGCGAATGCGTTTGCGAGGTTCATGAGGGCTCCGGTGTCATCCGGATGCTGCCACACTTCCTGCTGGAGCGAGCGGATGTCATCCTGCGGTTTGGTGCAGGATGAGAGGACGGGAAGCGCCAGCAGGCCGATGAAGATGAGGGCCCTCTTGAGCAGGGTGTGCGGCTGCAGCATGGATTGTTTCATGGGCTCCCTGGCGTGGTCGGAATGAGCCGGACCCCATTCTGGCTGTATCGTGAGGGGGAACGGTAAAGAGTAAAATATACACACACGGCCCATCTTCTGCCAAGGAAAGATTTCGTGATGGGCCGCCGTCATTGTACCTTACTGGTAAAGGCGAGAAACTCAGAGCATATGGAGGCAGCATGAAGCAGGACGTGAGGGTTGAGGGTATGACGTGCGGCGGTTGCGAGCGTTCGGTGAAGGAGGCGCTGATGGAACTTGAGGGCGTATTGTCCGCGGAGGCGTCCTTCCTGGAGAACGTGGTCCGGGTGGACTACGATCCCGATATGATCAGCATCCGGGCCATTATGTCGGTTATCGTCGAACTGGGGTTCAGGGTCGTGCCGTGAGACCCTTGCCAGAAGGTCAACAGGAACACATTTCACAGGGGGTACAAGTCCAATGGCAGAGGATAGATCGGACAGGCTGGCGGTGCTTATCGATGCCGACAACACCCAGCCCTCCATTATCGAAGGGCTTCTGGCTGAAATTGCCAAATTCGGTACATCAAACGTCAAGCGCATTTACGGAGACTGGACTTCGACGGCCCTGAAAGGCTGGAAAGAGGTGCTGCTTGAGTACTCGATCCAGCCCATCCAGCAGTTCGGCTACACGAAAGGCAAGAACTCGACCGACAGCGCCATGATCATCGATGCCATGGATCTGCTCTATACGGGGCGTTTCAACGGGTTCTGCATTGTCTCGAGCGACAGCGACTTCACCAAGCTTGCCGTCCGCATCAGGGAAGCCGGCCTGACGGTTTACGGCTTCGGCGAGCAGAAGACGCCGGGCCCCTTTGTTTCGGCATGCGACAAGTTCATATACACCGAGGTGCTTCGTGCAAAAACAAACGAGAACGAGCCGATAAAGCGTAGGTCGGCGGCCGACCTCAAGCAGGATACCCGCCTCGTCCGCCTTCTGCGCAATGCAGTCGAGGCATCATCGGATGAGGCTGGATGGGCCCATCTGGCGGCTACCGGCAGCAACATAGCCAAGCAGTCTCCGGAGTTCGACCCTCGTAACTACGGTTACGGCAAACTCGGAGAACTTATCGCCGCAACGAAACTGTTTGAGGTGGATGAACGCATCGGCGGGGACGGGCAGTCGAAATCGATCTATCTGAGAGACAGGCGGAAACGGAGCTGAGGGAGCCGCCCGGGCAAGAAATGAAAAAGGCCCCTCGGGTGGGGACCTTGTTTCCTTGCGGAGCTGACGGGGCTCGAACCCGCGACCTCCTGCGTGACAGGCAGGCGCTCTAACCAGACTGAGCTACAGCTCCGTGAAAGAGTTGTAAATGTAGGTAGCGGCCCCTTGAAATCCAAAAAGTATTTTCCTTTTTTTTCTGAGTATATTAACCGCCCGGGGACGGCCTCCTCCGGCTACTTTAAAGGATGTAACCAATCACGCAATGACCACTGTAAACTCTTCGGGCTCGCTGACAGTAACCGACAACCGTACGGGAAAAACCTATGACATCCCGGTGGAAAACGGTGCATTCAAGACAATGGATTTTCGTCAGATCAAGGTATCTGACGATGATTTCGGCCTCCTCGGTTACGACCCCGGGTTCCTGAATACCGCATCCTGCAAAAGCGCCATTACCTACATCGACGGCGATCGCGGCATCCTCCGCTACCGGGGGTACCCGATCGAGCAGCTGGCCCTGCACAGCACGTTCCTCGAGACGGCCTACCTGCTGATCAAAGGGGAGCTGCCTGACAAGGAGCGCCTGGCAGTATGGTCCTACAACATCCACCACCACACCATGACCCACGCCAACATCGTGAAGTTCATGGACGGGTTCCGCTACGACGCCCATCCGATGGGCATCATGGTCGGTACAGTGGGTGCGCTTTCCACATTCTACCCCGACGCCAAGGACATCATGAACGAGGACTCCCGCAAGCTTCAGGTGCGGCGCCTCATCGGCAAGATCCCGACGCTTGCTGCCATGAGTTTCCGCCACAGCATGGGTTTCCCCTATGTCCTGCCGGACAACGACTTGAGCTATCCCGGCAACTTCCTCTCCATGATGTTCAAGATGACGGAGCAAAACTACAGCCCGAACCCCGTGCTTGAGCGTGCGCTCGACGTGCTCTTCATCCTCCATGCCGATCATGAGCAGAACTGCTCGACCAATGCGGTGCGGGCCGTCGGCAGTTCCGGCGTTGATCCCTACACGGCAGTTGCCGCCGGGTGCGCCGCCCTGTACGGCCCCAAGCACGGCGGAGCCAACGAGGCGGTCATCCGTATGTTGATGGAGATCGGGTCCATTGAGAAGGTGCCTGAGTTCATCAAGTCGGTCAAGGCCGGTTCCGGACGGCTGATGGGATTCGGTCACCGGGTATACAAGAACTACGATCCCAGGGCGAAAATCATCAAGAAGATCGCTTTCGAAGTGTTCGAGGAGACCGGCCGCAGCCCGCTGCTCGACATTGCGCTCGAGCTTGAGCGGATCGCACTCGAGGATGACTACTTCATCTCACGCAAGCTCTATCCTAACGTGGATTTCTATTCCGGCCTGATATACAAGGCGATGGGCTTCCCGCTCGACATGTTCCCCGTTCTCTTCGCCATCGGCCGTATCCCCGGCTGGCTGTCGCAGTGGACCGAGCACGTCCAGGACAGCGACCAGAAGATCGCCAGGCCGCGTCAGCTTTATCTCGGAGAGGAAGCGCGCGACTGGATGCCGATCGAATCGCGTCCGAGAAACAGGATGGACGAAAAGAAGCTGGACATCTGCCGGCTGTAAGGCCGGCGGGAGTTTTTTTATTTAATACGAATCAGACGGGATCCTTACTATGTCGGTTACAAGAAAAGATGTCGATTACATCGCCGAACTTGCACGCCTCAGCTTCACTGATGAAGAGGCTTCCAGAATGACGGACGAGCTCAACAGCATCCTTCACTATGTCGAGAAGCTCGGCGAACTCGACACCGAAGGAGTGCTGCCGCTCAGCAACATCCATGACCAGAAGAATGTGCTCCGCGACGATGTGGAGCGCCCCTCCATTTCGAACGCCGAAGCCCTGCAGAACGCGCCCGACCGTCAGGACCGGTTCTTCAAGGTCCCGAAGGTGATCGGATAGGATTGCTGTGGTCGAGTTCCATGAAAAGAGGGGTAATGCGGTGTTCGGTGTGCGGGTGCAGCCCCGTTCCTCGAAGAGTGCTGTTTCGGGTCCATACGGCAACGCCCTGAAAGTTACCCTGAAAGCGGCCCCTGTCGATGACGCTGCCAACCGCGAGTGCTGCCGCCTGTTCTCGAAACTCTTCTCCATACCCGACAGCCGGGTATCGATCGTGTCAGGCGCTGCGTCCAGAACCAAAAGCGTCATGCTTGAAGGGCTCTCGGCAGAAGAGGCCCGAAGCATCCTTCGAAACTCCTCCATCCCCGGACTATGAACGCCGTCATCCTCATTCCCGCCCGCCTCGATTCCAGCCGCCTTCCCCGCAAAATGCTTGCCGACCTTGAGGGTGAACCGCTCATCGTGCGTACCTGGCGTCAGGCGCTCCGCTCAAACCTCGCCTCGCGCGTTGTCGTGGCTGCCGACAGCCCTGAAATCGCCGCCGTGCTCGAACCCCTCGGAGCTGAAGTGGTGCTGACCTCGCCAACGGCCTCCTGCGGCACCGAGCGCATCGCCGAGGCGGCCCGCAGCATTGAAGCCGATGTCTTCCTGAACCTCCAGGGTGATGAGCCGCTTATCAGTCCCGAGAACATCGATCTCGCCCTCCAGCCGTTTTTCGATGCTCCCGCCGGTTCGGCCCTCCCTGACTGCACGACGCTGGTCTTCCCGCTCGGTCCCGATGACCGGACCCAGATCGATGATCCTCATGTGGTGAAGGTGGTGATGGATGGCGAAGGAAATGCGCTGTACTTCTCCCGGAGCCCTATCCCTTATGTGCGCAACAGCTCCCCTTCCTTGAGGTTATACCGCCATGTGGGGCTGTATGCCTTCACGGCCGAAGTGCTTCAGCGCTTTGCCGCGATGCCGGTGTCGATGCTCGAGGAGGCCGAGTCGCTCGAGCAGCTGCGGCTGCTTGAAAGCGGGTTCCGCATCCGCTGCGTGAATACAGCCGTCGACAATCCCGGAGTGAATACCCCTGAAGACCTGGAGCTGGTGAGGAGCCTCCTTCGTCGCGCCTCAAGGGCGTGAGCGCAGCTTCCCGGTGAGGGAAGCCGGAATCGTGCCGTCGTGGAACCAGAGCTCCACGGCCTCGCTCTCCTTGAGCGAACGTCCGTCGGTCACCACGTTTCCCTCTTTCTGTACAAGGACATACCCGCGCTCGAGCGTTTTGCGGTAATCGAGCAGGTTGAGGTGAGAGAGGGCAGCCTGGTAACGCTGCAGGGTGTTGCGGTAGGTGCCCTGGAGGCTCCTTGCCATCCTGTCACGCATACCCTCCACCCGTTCTTCGAACTGCTGCAGCATGCTCAGCGGGCGGTTGAACGCGTAGCTGCCGCGGATGGAGTCGACCTCCCGTTCCGCTCCCTGAACCTTTCCCATGACAAGGCCTGACTGGGTGGCGGCATGCGCCGCGATGTGGCGAAGCAGTTCAAGGCTGTCGGGGACGGCAAGTTCGGCAGCAATCGAGGGAGTGCCGGCGCGCAGGTCGGCCACCATGTCGGCGATGGTGATGTCTGTCTCAT encodes the following:
- a CDS encoding tetratricopeptide repeat protein, which codes for MKQSMLQPHTLLKRALIFIGLLALPVLSSCTKPQDDIRSLQQEVWQHPDDTGALMNLANAFARSKRYDEAAEAYSGALKIDPELDAAYHSLGAVRFNQERYTEARDWFRKHLERAPSDSLRNYDLGNALMQLKDYRLAAEAYEAAIANSRSFTEAHYNLAVCFTHLDRMAEARQIYDWLLDKNNYLAVSLQSHLKGGKPDGQKP
- a CDS encoding heavy-metal-associated domain-containing protein, with the protein product MYLTGKGEKLRAYGGSMKQDVRVEGMTCGGCERSVKEALMELEGVLSAEASFLENVVRVDYDPDMISIRAIMSVIVELGFRVVP
- a CDS encoding NYN domain-containing protein, with protein sequence MAEDRSDRLAVLIDADNTQPSIIEGLLAEIAKFGTSNVKRIYGDWTSTALKGWKEVLLEYSIQPIQQFGYTKGKNSTDSAMIIDAMDLLYTGRFNGFCIVSSDSDFTKLAVRIREAGLTVYGFGEQKTPGPFVSACDKFIYTEVLRAKTNENEPIKRRSAADLKQDTRLVRLLRNAVEASSDEAGWAHLAATGSNIAKQSPEFDPRNYGYGKLGELIAATKLFEVDERIGGDGQSKSIYLRDRRKRS
- a CDS encoding citrate synthase, with the protein product MTTVNSSGSLTVTDNRTGKTYDIPVENGAFKTMDFRQIKVSDDDFGLLGYDPGFLNTASCKSAITYIDGDRGILRYRGYPIEQLALHSTFLETAYLLIKGELPDKERLAVWSYNIHHHTMTHANIVKFMDGFRYDAHPMGIMVGTVGALSTFYPDAKDIMNEDSRKLQVRRLIGKIPTLAAMSFRHSMGFPYVLPDNDLSYPGNFLSMMFKMTEQNYSPNPVLERALDVLFILHADHEQNCSTNAVRAVGSSGVDPYTAVAAGCAALYGPKHGGANEAVIRMLMEIGSIEKVPEFIKSVKAGSGRLMGFGHRVYKNYDPRAKIIKKIAFEVFEETGRSPLLDIALELERIALEDDYFISRKLYPNVDFYSGLIYKAMGFPLDMFPVLFAIGRIPGWLSQWTEHVQDSDQKIARPRQLYLGEEARDWMPIESRPRNRMDEKKLDICRL
- the gatC gene encoding Asp-tRNA(Asn)/Glu-tRNA(Gln) amidotransferase subunit GatC yields the protein MSVTRKDVDYIAELARLSFTDEEASRMTDELNSILHYVEKLGELDTEGVLPLSNIHDQKNVLRDDVERPSISNAEALQNAPDRQDRFFKVPKVIG
- a CDS encoding DUF167 domain-containing protein, with the translated sequence MVEFHEKRGNAVFGVRVQPRSSKSAVSGPYGNALKVTLKAAPVDDAANRECCRLFSKLFSIPDSRVSIVSGAASRTKSVMLEGLSAEEARSILRNSSIPGL
- the kdsB gene encoding 3-deoxy-manno-octulosonate cytidylyltransferase codes for the protein MNAVILIPARLDSSRLPRKMLADLEGEPLIVRTWRQALRSNLASRVVVAADSPEIAAVLEPLGAEVVLTSPTASCGTERIAEAARSIEADVFLNLQGDEPLISPENIDLALQPFFDAPAGSALPDCTTLVFPLGPDDRTQIDDPHVVKVVMDGEGNALYFSRSPIPYVRNSSPSLRLYRHVGLYAFTAEVLQRFAAMPVSMLEEAESLEQLRLLESGFRIRCVNTAVDNPGVNTPEDLELVRSLLRRASRA